Genomic window (Capsicum annuum cultivar UCD-10X-F1 chromosome 10, UCD10Xv1.1, whole genome shotgun sequence):
GCTTTTCAAGTAAGTATGTTTACTTTAGGTGTCCTATGCTTTCAAGGAGTCTCTTAGCCTTGTCAGAGATTTATATGCTAGTAGAGAATAAGGAGAACTTCTAgtactttttgttttattttgtgcaATATTGTCCTGAGATGAGTTAATCTCACACATGGTtagtgaggattcatatagccgacCCCAACTTGTTTTGGACTGAGGTCGTAGTTGTTGTTTTTGCTTGCTTTTCTAATAACAGTTCAATGGTTACGGTTATCTGATGACTGATAACAATAGACTTGTAACTCATGGACTGTGCCTTGGCAGTTATGGCCGTGTGAAGCCAGACCTTGTTGCTTATGGATATGAGATTATGGGATCCAAAATCAGCACAGGTTGTAAAAGATTATCTGGCACTAGTGTGGCCAGTCCTGTGGTTGCTGGCATTGTATGCCTCCTTGTTAGCATCGTACCTGAGAACAAGCGAAAGGGCATTCTAAATCCAGCCAGCATCAAACAAGCGCTGGTTGAGGGGGCAACAAAGCTTTCCGGTCCCAACTTATATGAGCAGGGTGCTGGCAGGGTTAACTTGTGAGATTGTTCATTCTTGCTGTTCAATGATATACAGTGCATTAGTTATTCTTTTGTTAATCTTTAATGTCAATGACAGGTTGGAGTCATATGAAATTTTGAAGAGCTATAAACCTCGAGGGAGCATCTTTCCCAGTGTTCTTGATTACACTGATTGCCCTTACTCTTGGCCATTTTGCCGTCAACCACTTTATGCGGGTGCAATGCCAGTTATATTTAATGCTACTATTTTAAATGGAATGGGTGTAATTGGTTATGTTGAGAGCCCACCTACATGGCATCCTTCCAATCATGAAGGTAACCTTCTTAGCATCCGTTTTACTTACTCAGGAGTCATTTGGCCTTGGAGTGGTTATCTAGCACTCCACATGCAAATCAAGGAAGAAGGAGCTCAGTTTTCAGGAGAAATTGAAGGCAACATAACTGTCAAAATCTACAGCCCACCAGCTGTAGGCGAAAAGAGTCGGCGAAGTAATACCTGTTTCCTGCACCTGAAACTGCAAGTGATTCCTACACCACCAAGATCTGTACGGATATTATGGGATCAATTTCACAGTATCAAGTATCCACCAGGTTATATTCCAATAGATTCCTTTGATGTTAGGAATAATTTACTTGACTGGCATGGGGATCACCTGCATACAAATTTTCATTCACTGTTTGACATGCTAAGAGATGCTGGATACTATATTGAAACTCTTGGCTCCCCTCTCACATGTTTTGATGCAAATCAGTATGGGACGCTTCTCCTTGTCGATCTCGAGGATGAGTACTTTCCCGAAGAGATAAAGAAGCTAAGGGATGACGTCACTAATTCAGGCCTTGGTGTGGCTGTATTTGCTGACTGGTATAATGTGGATGCAATGGTAAAGATGAGGTACTTTGATGGTAATACACATAGCTGGTGGACACCAGTTACTGGAGGTGCCAATATACCTGCTTTGAATGATCTTTTGGCAACCTTTGGAATTGCATTTGGTGATAAAATTCTAAATGGTGATTTTGTCCTCTCCAGTAAACAGAATCTGTATGCATCTGGGACTGACATTTTGAAGTTCCCGAGGGGTGGATACTTGCACAGCTTTCCATTCCTAGATAGATCGCAGAGCACAGACGCTCAGAATGTCGTATTACCGGGCATGTCCAAGGTGAGCTGAGAACGCTgttcataaaagaaaaaagttcCTTGGCCTATCCTTCTTATTTATGTTCAAAAAAGCCACAAGATTTGTTAGTAAGAGTTAGATGGAACCATCTGCTGTCCGAAGTGAGATATCTCTTTGTAAGCGTGTCTACACATATACTGCTACATTGGACAGGAGCATGCCTTCCATTAGATGTGGAATTGTTTTTCAGCATTCATTATCATATACAAATAAGTATTTGATGTTGCTTGCTTTCAATTGCACAAAGTACGCtggaagaaaaatataatttttccaaTGAAGAACCTTTTGCAAGTGATAATAGAATTCTTGTCACTGTCTATCTAACTAACAATATATTTGATGAATGCAGATCGATTCACCTATTCTTGGTCTTTTGGAGGTTGGTGGGGGTCGAATTGCAGTGTATGGGGACTCTAACTGTTTGGACAGTAGCCATATGGTTGCCGATTGTTATTGgcttttgaagaaaatattagattttaCTAGCAGAAATGAAAAAGATCCTGTACTTTTCTCACATTCAGTTAGACAAAATACGCCATTATATGTTGACAATAACAAGTTACCATCCCGCAGAACAGATGTAAATTTTTCTATGTACTCTAGTGTTGTTGGAAAGGAGTTGATCTGCGAGCGTGACTCAAGATTTGAAGTATGGGGAACAAAGGGTTACAATTTACCGGCCAGGGAAAAGAACCGCAGATTACCCGCCTATCTTGTCAATGACTTGGGTATGTTAATATCTAATTCAGCACAAAAGAATGGTGACTCTTTTGAGAACAAGTACTGGAGTTCATTTTACAATGATGATGTAAGAAACTTTTAGTAGTCATTTGTTTGTGAAACTTCTTTAAAGATATATACTAATAGCCAATTTCGTTTTCCATAACTGCAGATTGACATGCCTCTTGCTAGTCACTGGTTTGTGCCGGCAATTGTTGCCATAATtggtaagtgcaaattttgtacTATTTGATCTATTAACACAGTTTCTCTTATTCAGTCATTATTCTTACGAACTTTTGCCAATATTATTAGGTCTAATGCTCTTATTCTGGCGCATGCAACAGCGTGGCAGGAGAAGGAGAAGATCTAGCTCAGGTCGTTTTACTAATTTCTAGCCCCCAATTGACGTGGATATCCTTTTTTAATGTGCTCTCTAAGGTTTTGTGATATGATTCAAGTTTATATATATTGACTAAGCGCTAACTGAATAAAGCAGGttgttaatcttattttcctAGTTATCATATCAGACTTTGAAATACTGTATTGTTTATACACACGATTCTGAGATGCATATGTACATAAGCCTGAAAATATCACAAAGTCTAGTGTTCACGTAAATGTTGACATAATAgaaagatttgaagaaaaatcCATCACCAAAACAATTGGATATGCTTAGGAACACATGTTCTGAAGATATTCTTCAACTGAAAAAATTGTACAGAACCAATTAACTCATTACTTGAGGGGATATCGCAAGAATGATGATGAATTATGAGTTAGAGTTGAATGGTGTCAAACTGTTTATTGGTTTGGAGGAGAATGTGTTAATGACCGGTTTAAATTCATCGGGATGCTGGTTATGACAATAATTTGATTATGAGATGTCTTGATGGTTCTAAAAATATTGATAAGGTGTGCATTGATGAGTGATGAACTATGCACtgtaaattgaattttttttccagatTGTGTAGTGTTTTATAGTACTGAGGAGAGTTTCTTGGTCTTAGCATAATTGACCTTCTTCAATGTGTTTAGTGTAAATGAGTTTCGAATTAGACAATTTTGAGTTGAATGTATTTTTATTAAGAGTCCGGAATCTAAAGGGctaacttttttaattaaaaattctgAAGGGGCAATGGAAAAAGGGAAAATGCCAAAGGGACAACGGCAAGGAAGGCTTGTAAGACGGCAATAGTGGCCCGGCCCGCCTTGCTTCTTCCATCAACTGGCAAAGTTGACAAAGTTTAAAACATCTAAGGGTGAataaatataacaagatatagaAAATATTCCGTCATTATTGTGAATATACATGATAGTTGCATGATAACTATCTAGATCTTGAAAATCTCTATAAGTCATTCTCATGTTTTCACTAGatattttttaagtatatatcttttctattttaatttatatgtcTTATCTTCCCCCTCCCCCATCCCcccacatacacacaaaaaaaaaatatacatatttttatttattagatatTTCTAATTTCaatactttactacttgatataTTTAAGATTACAATGTTCAAATATCATTGTAATGTATTATACAcacatttaatttaattttgtaaattttttaaaaatctttcttatttttaagaaTTTTGATTTAGCTTTAAGGAGCATATAAGATGTTGTATCCGAAAGAAGGATCAAATCGATGCGAAAACTAAATAACGAAATTTATGTATGTGATTCATCACGTCATGTATATTCACAACAAAATAGTACTCTGtatatattcacaaaatacatgaTTTCATGTATATTCACAACAAAGATGAAGTATTTTCTATATCTCGTTACATTTACCCCCTTAAACGTTTTATACTTTGTCGGTTAATGGAAGAAGTAAGACGGGTCACTGTTGTCGCCTTACAAGGCGTGACAGTGATCCCGCGTTATCTTTAACTATTTAACTCACGCTGTTAAATGGTTAAAGCTAAGGCGGGATGTCTTACCTGTCTTTGCCCCTTTGGCATTTTTCATTGTCCcttcaaaattttgaatgaaaacattGATATGTTTGTTAAAGTCGTCCACATTTTCAATTGTCATTACCTATCAATCTTATTGTTCCATTTTGCATCATATTTAGTAATATTAGTGTCATGTAAGTGATGTGATGGTAGCTATTGTAGTTTCAGCTGCTTGAATGAGTGCTCTCACTTCCTTTTTTTTACTATGATATGCCCAAAGAAAGAAAGGAGTCCGGAGCTGAAAGGGAGAGTTTTTTAAGAGTAGGAGTCAAAATGTACGGTCCTTTTTTTATGTAACAAAACAGATAGTTCACCCAAAAATGAGTGAATCACAATCTAGCATTGTTAACTCTGTCGTCAAACGTTTGCTacaagtgaaaaataaaattaatgggATTTGCTTAAAAACGAACGGACCACATTTTGATAAATTTACTTTTATAGTTTGCCCATCTGTGGGCAAACTACTTTTATTTGGGCGAACTATGATTCTTCCACTGATAAATTCTACTAATAATTGATTCCTTACACTGTTAATATTTTTGAGAGATTCTCATTTATTCAGTAAACGTTTTGTCACTTCAACTTTTTAGAAGTGGTATAATTTTTTCTCTAATAAATGTGTTGTTCACTTTATTTTATCTCATTCATCTATTATATTATTCTACTAAtggaaaaaggcctaaaatgctCTTTAACTATGTAAAATGATGCAAAAATGTCCTTCGTctatctattgggcctaaaatgtccttttCGTCTACTTATTGggcctattttgcccttttatttagaCAAATTACAT
Coding sequences:
- the LOC107843362 gene encoding subtilisin-like protease SBT6.1 isoform X1; this encodes MPRNPQKSFLTLSLIPFLLAYTLISFDSSLFLQLLKYPQCQTLTMPESVESEPFISSSSDDCQHHMKKQCDSRNYIVRFYHYKEAEDHWNYLQDNLKLKGWQWIERKNPAVRFPTDFGLVAIDESVKQFLLEKFMELNLVKDVSLDLSYQRIVLEEKSEKIGAFANGKKRPGKIFTAMSFSEGQSYAEANTSKLKISWNRHILMQKSQVTSLLGAHALWSKGITGAKVKMAIFDTGIRAGHLHFRNIKERTNWTNEDTLNDNVGHGTFVAGVIAGQDEECLGFAPDTEIYVFRVFTDEQVSYTSWFLDAFNYAIATNMDVLNLSIGGPDYLDLPFVEKVWELTANNIIMVSAIGNDGPLYGTLNNPADQSDVIGVGAIDYSDHVASFSSRGMSTWEIPHGYGRVKPDLVAYGYEIMGSKISTGCKRLSGTSVASPVVAGIVCLLVSIVPENKRKGILNPASIKQALVEGATKLSGPNLYEQGAGRVNLLESYEILKSYKPRGSIFPSVLDYTDCPYSWPFCRQPLYAGAMPVIFNATILNGMGVIGYVESPPTWHPSNHEGNLLSIRFTYSGVIWPWSGYLALHMQIKEEGAQFSGEIEGNITVKIYSPPAVGEKSRRSNTCFLHLKLQVIPTPPRSVRILWDQFHSIKYPPGYIPIDSFDVRNNLLDWHGDHLHTNFHSLFDMLRDAGYYIETLGSPLTCFDANQYGTLLLVDLEDEYFPEEIKKLRDDVTNSGLGVAVFADWYNVDAMVKMRYFDGNTHSWWTPVTGGANIPALNDLLATFGIAFGDKILNGDFVLSSKQNLYASGTDILKFPRGGYLHSFPFLDRSQSTDAQNVVLPGMSKIDSPILGLLEVGGGRIAVYGDSNCLDSSHMVADCYWLLKKILDFTSRNEKDPVLFSHSVRQNTPLYVDNNKLPSRRTDVNFSMYSSVVGKELICERDSRFEVWGTKGYNLPAREKNRRLPAYLVNDLGMLISNSAQKNGDSFENKYWSSFYNDDIDMPLASHWFVPAIVAIIGLMLLFWRMQQRGRRRRRSSSGAMEKGKMPKGQRQGRLVRRQ
- the LOC107843362 gene encoding subtilisin-like protease SBT6.1 isoform X2; this encodes MPRNPQKSFLTLSLIPFLLAYTLISFDSSLFLQLLKYPQCQTLTMPESVESEPFISSSSDDCQHHMKKQCDSRNYIVRFYHYKEAEDHWNYLQDNLKLKGWQWIERKNPAVRFPTDFGLVAIDESVKQFLLEKFMELNLVKDVSLDLSYQRIVLEEKSEKIGAFANGKKRPGKIFTAMSFSEGQSYAEANTSKLKISWNRHILMQKSQVTSLLGAHALWSKGITGAKVKMAIFDTGIRAGHLHFRNIKERTNWTNEDTLNDNVGHGTFVAGVIAGQDEECLGFAPDTEIYVFRVFTDEQVSYTSWFLDAFNYAIATNMDVLNLSIGGPDYLDLPFVEKVWELTANNIIMVSAIGNDGPLYGTLNNPADQSDVIGVGAIDYSDHVASFSSRGMSTWEIPHGYGRVKPDLVAYGYEIMGSKISTGCKRLSGTSVASPVVAGIVCLLVSIVPENKRKGILNPASIKQALVEGATKLSGPNLYEQGAGRVNLLESYEILKSYKPRGSIFPSVLDYTDCPYSWPFCRQPLYAGAMPVIFNATILNGMGVIGYVESPPTWHPSNHEGNLLSIRFTYSGVIWPWSGYLALHMQIKEEGAQFSGEIEGNITVKIYSPPAVGEKSRRSNTCFLHLKLQVIPTPPRSVRILWDQFHSIKYPPGYIPIDSFDVRNNLLDWHGDHLHTNFHSLFDMLRDAGYYIETLGSPLTCFDANQYGTLLLVDLEDEYFPEEIKKLRDDVTNSGLGVAVFADWYNVDAMVKMSKQNLYASGTDILKFPRGGYLHSFPFLDRSQSTDAQNVVLPGMSKIDSPILGLLEVGGGRIAVYGDSNCLDSSHMVADCYWLLKKILDFTSRNEKDPVLFSHSVRQNTPLYVDNNKLPSRRTDVNFSMYSSVVGKELICERDSRFEVWGTKGYNLPAREKNRRLPAYLVNDLGMLISNSAQKNGDSFENKYWSSFYNDDIDMPLASHWFVPAIVAIIGLMLLFWRMQQRGRRRRRSSSGAMEKGKMPKGQRQGRLVRRQ